A genome region from Microbacterium terricola includes the following:
- a CDS encoding large exoprotein: MGGQVLGGGVVVLVAVVLWLVYLLPSWHSRRQYDAAERNAVRLNQALRVLAETSETPQEVRLELNARTALAQQKLARRALAEREHAALEHARIDLDHARLEKIAARELPEARRARARRRTRLALTTTTLAALALALLGGWLVVQTGAQALLWTSVAVAAGCAVMLRRMARVTARAAVREVLPDAVVRRDLAVQDLELAPARAGWQPRELPRPLTASAGSRAARVLDAEAARAALEQAGVHEAMRERAEALRPASIQTARLARTASDDEIEAHVRALLAQRAVGQ; encoded by the coding sequence ATGGGTGGGCAGGTGCTCGGTGGCGGCGTGGTCGTACTAGTCGCCGTCGTGCTCTGGCTCGTCTATCTCCTGCCGAGCTGGCACAGCCGCCGGCAGTACGACGCGGCTGAGCGCAACGCCGTCCGTCTCAACCAGGCGCTGCGCGTGCTGGCCGAGACGAGCGAGACGCCCCAGGAGGTGCGACTCGAGCTCAACGCGCGCACCGCGCTCGCCCAGCAGAAGCTCGCCCGCCGTGCGCTCGCCGAACGCGAGCACGCTGCTCTCGAGCACGCCAGGATCGACCTCGACCACGCGCGCCTCGAGAAGATCGCCGCCCGCGAGCTTCCCGAGGCACGCCGTGCCCGCGCACGCCGGCGCACCCGCCTGGCCCTCACCACCACGACCCTCGCGGCCCTCGCCCTGGCCCTGCTGGGCGGGTGGCTGGTCGTGCAGACCGGTGCCCAGGCCCTGCTGTGGACGTCTGTCGCCGTGGCGGCCGGCTGCGCAGTGATGCTGCGCCGGATGGCCAGGGTCACGGCCCGCGCGGCCGTCCGCGAAGTGCTGCCGGATGCGGTCGTCCGCCGCGATCTGGCCGTGCAGGATCTCGAACTCGCACCCGCCCGTGCGGGCTGGCAGCCGCGCGAGCTCCCGCGCCCGCTGACGGCCTCCGCCGGGTCTCGTGCGGCCCGGGTGCTCGACGCCGAGGCCGCGCGCGCGGCGCTCGAGCAGGCGGGCGTGCACGAGGCGATGCGCGAGCGCGCAGAGGCGCTGCGCCCCGCATCCATCCAGACCGCGCGCCTCGCGCGCACCGCCTCGGACGACGAGATCGAGGCGCACGTGAGGGCCCTGCTGGCGCAGCGCGCCGTGGGTCAGTAG
- a CDS encoding 5-formyltetrahydrofolate cyclo-ligase: MSDAIADAKRALRADLRERRQNLSSSARDAAAAGIRSQLDALVERVGARSISCFLSTPTEPGTREFVNAAVARGIRVLLPVTRADGLLDWAVAGDGDDIVEGMFGLPEPVGELLSPMAVNDVDLLVIPAAAVDRTGMRLGWGRGYFDKTIGSMENCPPVYAVIFDSELVDDVPRDLHDQPVTGVVTPTQTLELAPTRR, translated from the coding sequence ATGTCCGACGCCATCGCCGATGCCAAGCGCGCGCTGCGCGCGGATCTCCGCGAGCGCCGCCAGAACCTCTCCTCCTCGGCACGGGATGCTGCGGCCGCCGGCATCCGCAGCCAGCTCGATGCGCTGGTCGAGCGCGTCGGTGCGCGGTCGATCTCTTGCTTCCTGTCCACGCCGACCGAGCCCGGCACGCGCGAGTTCGTCAATGCGGCGGTGGCCCGCGGCATCCGCGTCCTCCTTCCGGTGACGCGCGCCGACGGCCTGCTGGACTGGGCCGTCGCCGGCGACGGGGACGACATCGTCGAGGGGATGTTCGGCCTGCCCGAGCCGGTCGGCGAGCTGCTCAGCCCGATGGCCGTGAACGACGTCGACCTCCTCGTCATCCCCGCAGCCGCCGTCGACCGCACCGGCATGCGGCTCGGCTGGGGGCGCGGCTACTTCGACAAGACGATCGGGTCGATGGAGAACTGCCCGCCCGTGTACGCCGTCATCTTCGACTCGGAGCTCGTCGACGACGTCCCCCGCGACCTCCACGATCAGCCGGTCACCGGCGTCGTGACACCCACTCAGACCCTTGAACTGGCGCCGACGCGGCGCTGA
- a CDS encoding GNAT family N-acetyltransferase, whose protein sequence is MDLSGPRQHGKVSIRLVRQRDARTLQNELMTNRAWLRRWEATSPDGVVSMDMRASVRRLLQQYRDGQGVPFVMEWDGELAGTLNVWGIARGSLSSATIGYWVSERFAGRGITPTGVALATDVCFRELNLHRMEICIRPENLASLRVVEKLGFRYEGMRRRFIHIDGDWRDHYAFALVREEVPGGVLQRWLQGRAPQDAAAIPPADRLRT, encoded by the coding sequence GTGGATCTTTCTGGCCCGCGCCAGCACGGCAAGGTGTCGATCCGGCTCGTGCGCCAGCGCGACGCGCGCACGCTGCAGAACGAGCTGATGACCAACCGCGCCTGGCTGCGGCGGTGGGAGGCGACGAGCCCCGACGGCGTGGTCTCGATGGACATGCGCGCGAGCGTGCGCCGGCTGCTGCAGCAGTACCGCGACGGCCAGGGCGTGCCCTTCGTGATGGAGTGGGACGGCGAGCTGGCCGGCACGCTGAACGTCTGGGGCATCGCGCGCGGGTCGCTGTCGTCGGCGACGATCGGCTACTGGGTGAGCGAGCGGTTCGCCGGCCGCGGGATCACCCCGACCGGGGTCGCGCTGGCCACGGACGTCTGCTTCCGCGAGCTGAACCTGCACCGGATGGAGATCTGCATCCGGCCGGAGAACCTCGCGAGCCTGCGGGTGGTCGAGAAGCTCGGCTTCCGGTACGAGGGCATGCGTCGCCGGTTCATCCACATCGACGGCGATTGGCGCGACCACTACGCCTTCGCGCTCGTCCGCGAAGAGGTGCCTGGCGGCGTGCTGCAGCGGTGGCTGCAAGGCCGTGCACCGCAGGATGCTGCCGCCATCCCTCCCGCGGATCGCCTCCGCACCTGA
- the galU gene encoding UTP--glucose-1-phosphate uridylyltransferase GalU gives MPPAKSFKAVIPAAGLGTRFLPATKAMPKEMLPVVDKPAIQYVVEEAVQAGIDDILVIIGRNKNAISNHFDAVPELEVKLKDKGDDDRLRRVMASSDLADIHFVRQGEPKGLGHAVLRAKAHVGDHPFAVLLGDDLIDERDELLTLMLAEHERTGAAIVALMEVSPDHIHMYGAAAVERDGDDADVVTVTGLVEKPKAEDAPSNLAVIGRYVLAPSVFEILERTEPGKGGEIQLTDALQELAADPDGPGVRGVIFRGRRYDTGDRVDYIKAIVQLAADRDDLGPDLRPWFKEFAAGL, from the coding sequence ATGCCTCCCGCCAAGTCGTTCAAAGCCGTCATCCCCGCCGCCGGGCTGGGTACTCGCTTCCTGCCCGCAACGAAGGCGATGCCGAAGGAGATGCTGCCCGTCGTCGACAAGCCCGCGATCCAGTACGTCGTGGAGGAGGCGGTGCAGGCCGGGATCGACGACATCCTCGTCATCATCGGCCGCAACAAGAACGCGATCTCGAACCACTTCGACGCGGTGCCGGAGCTCGAGGTGAAGCTCAAGGACAAGGGCGACGACGATCGCCTCCGCCGGGTGATGGCCTCGAGCGACCTCGCCGACATCCACTTCGTCCGCCAGGGCGAGCCGAAGGGCCTCGGGCACGCCGTGCTGCGCGCCAAGGCGCACGTCGGCGACCACCCGTTCGCCGTGCTGCTCGGTGACGACCTGATCGACGAGCGCGACGAGCTGCTCACGCTGATGCTCGCCGAGCACGAGCGCACCGGTGCCGCGATCGTCGCGCTGATGGAGGTCTCGCCGGACCACATCCACATGTACGGCGCGGCCGCGGTGGAGCGAGACGGCGACGACGCTGACGTGGTCACGGTCACCGGACTCGTCGAGAAGCCGAAGGCGGAGGACGCGCCGTCGAACCTCGCGGTGATCGGCCGCTACGTGCTCGCCCCGTCGGTGTTCGAGATCCTCGAGCGCACCGAGCCGGGCAAGGGCGGCGAGATCCAGCTGACCGACGCGCTGCAGGAGCTCGCGGCCGACCCGGACGGTCCTGGCGTGCGCGGCGTCATCTTCCGCGGCCGCCGCTACGACACCGGCGATAGGGTCGACTACATCAAGGCCATCGTGCAGCTGGCCGCCGACCGCGATGATCTCGGTCCCGACCTGCGCCCGTGGTTCAAGGAGTTCGCAGCGGGTCTCTGA
- a CDS encoding FmdB family zinc ribbon protein, whose amino-acid sequence MPTYAYACRACGHRFDAVQSFADPTLTECPECGGELRKEYGSIGVTFNGSGFYRTDSRASGGSSSGGGTSTSSTSSKSEAKASPAPSGS is encoded by the coding sequence ATGCCTACCTACGCCTATGCCTGCCGCGCGTGCGGCCACCGTTTCGACGCCGTGCAGTCCTTCGCCGACCCGACGCTCACCGAGTGCCCCGAATGCGGCGGCGAGCTGCGCAAGGAGTACGGCTCGATCGGAGTGACGTTCAACGGCTCCGGCTTCTACCGCACCGACTCGCGTGCGAGCGGCGGATCCTCCTCGGGTGGCGGCACGAGCACGTCTTCGACATCATCGAAGTCTGAGGCAAAGGCCTCACCCGCACCGTCGGGTTCGTGA
- the mscL gene encoding large conductance mechanosensitive channel protein MscL: protein MIKGFRDFITRGNVIDLAVAVVIGAAFTAIVTALVEGFINPLIGLIFQVGDLSKWVWVVPSLTGGGKSTFAIGGILGAIINFLAVAVIVYFVFVYPMNRFKERAAAKAGVAEEEASDLPTEQELLIQIRDLLATQTPPTGR from the coding sequence ATGATCAAGGGCTTCAGGGACTTCATCACCCGCGGCAATGTCATCGACCTCGCGGTCGCGGTCGTCATCGGCGCGGCGTTCACCGCGATCGTGACGGCGCTCGTCGAGGGCTTCATCAACCCGCTCATCGGGCTCATCTTCCAGGTGGGCGATCTGAGCAAGTGGGTGTGGGTCGTTCCCTCGCTGACCGGTGGAGGCAAGTCGACGTTCGCGATCGGCGGGATCCTCGGCGCGATCATCAACTTCCTCGCCGTGGCCGTGATCGTCTACTTCGTCTTCGTGTACCCGATGAACAGGTTCAAGGAGCGCGCAGCGGCGAAGGCCGGCGTCGCCGAGGAGGAGGCCTCCGACCTCCCGACCGAGCAGGAGCTGCTCATCCAGATCCGCGACCTTCTGGCGACCCAGACTCCCCCCACAGGTCGCTGA